From the Lathyrus oleraceus cultivar Zhongwan6 chromosome 4, CAAS_Psat_ZW6_1.0, whole genome shotgun sequence genome, one window contains:
- the LOC127073453 gene encoding probable protein phosphatase 2C 27 gives MCVQEDEQVDQDNDNMDKILDNRRISWPLHCDLLHAQMDNSEKDSSFGVSNGQISVANSFPLESICEDAEITEKKQNLINFVPTLRSGEWSDIGGRPYMEDTHICIGDLAKKFGYNAVCDEAVSFYGVFDGHGGKSAAQFVRDHLPRVIVEDADFPLELEKVVTRSFLETDSEFAKTCSAESSLSSGTTALTAIIFGRSLLVANAGDCRAVLSRAGGAIEMSKDHRPLCMKERMRIESLGGFVDDGYLNGQLGVTRALGNWHLEGMKEMSGRGGPLSAEPELKLTTLTKDDEFLIIGSDGIWDVFRSQNAVDFARRRLQQHNDVKQCCKEIIGEAIKRGATDNLTVVMVCFQSDPPPPMIIERPNRVRRSISAEGLQNLKCLLEG, from the exons ATGTGTGTGCAAGAGGATGAACAAGTTGATCAAGATAATGATAATATGGACAAAATTCTTGATAACAGAAGAATTTCATGGCCTTTGCATTGTGATCTATTGCATGCCCAGATGGATAATTCAGAAAAAGACTCTTCTTTTGGAGTTTCCAATGGCCAGATCAGTGTTGCAAATTCATTTCCT TTGGAAAGCATTTGTGAAGATGCGGAGATTACAGAGAAAAAACAGAACCTGATAAATTTTGTTCCAACTCTTCGGTCCGGAGAGTGGTCTGATATCGGAGGTCGGCCTTACATGGAGGATACTCACATATGCATTGGAGACTTGGCAAAGAAATTCGGTTACAATGCTGTCTGCGACGAAGCTGTTTCGTTTTATGGT GTATTTGATGGACATGGAGGGAAGAGTGCTGCGCAATTTGTTCGCGATCATCTGCCGAGGGTGATTGTTGAGGATGCTGACTTCCCTCTTGAACTCGAGAAGGTGGTCACGAGATCGTTTTTGGAGACTGATTCGGAGTTTGCAAAAACATGCTCTGCTGAATCTTCCCTTTCTTCTGGTACAACTGCATTGACTGCTATTATATTTGGAAGGTCTTTACTCGTGGCTAATGCCGGAGACTGCCGCGCTGTTTTGTCCCGAGCCGGAGGGGCTATAGAAATGTCCAAAGATCACAGGCCGTTATGCATGAAAGAAAGGATGAGGATTGAGTCGCTCGGCGGATTTGTCGACGATGGTTACTTGAATGGACAGTTAGGCGTGACGCGTGCTCTAGGCAACTGGCATCTTGAAGGAATGAAGGAAATGAGTGGAAGGGGTGGACCATTGAGTGCTGAGCCAGAACTTAAACTGACGACATTGACGAAAGATGACGAGTTTTTGATAATTGGAAGCGACGGAATATGGGATGTTTTTCGTAGCCAAAATGCGGTCGATTTTGCTAGGAGGAGGCTTCAACAGCATAATGATGTTAAACAATGTTGCAAGGAAATAATAGGTGAAGCAATAAAGAGAGGAGCAACAGATAATTTAACTGTTGTGATGGTGTGTTTTCAATCAGATCCACCACCACCTATGATTATTGAAAGGCCTAATAGAGTTAGGAGAAGTATATCTGCTGAAGGACTTCAGAATCTTAAATGCCTGCTTGAAGGATAG
- the LOC127136066 gene encoding uncharacterized protein LOC127136066 produces the protein MRLKQRNLKREKVVEQALHVRFIKKYGKEKVKQIKNLANDENSSKNLKNHTDSIKKGLYNKYSMKIVDRKEVQCYNCQRLGRYERDCKFPKKSRTKGKEYVQFAHAGGSDSDDVMLMANTQTSDDLARVWCLDSGCNNHMTGNKRWFIMLGESVKKEIRFVDERHFTSEEKGNIKVVIKDGQKAVIIDVLYAPSITSNLIRID, from the coding sequence ATGAGATTGAAACAGAGGAACTTAAAAAGGGAGAAGGTAGTTGAACAAGCATTGCATGTAAGATTCATAAAGAAGTATGGAAAAGAAAAGGTGAAGCAAATAAAGAATCTTGCTAATGATGAGAATTCAAGCAAGAATTTAAAGAATCACACTGATTCAATCAAGAAAGGATTGTATAACAAATATTCAATGAAGATAGTTGACAGGAAGGAGGTCCAATGCTACAATTGTCAAAGACTTGGTCGTTATGAAAGAGACTGTAAATTTCCCAAGAAGTCGAGGACAAAAGGAAAGGAATATGTTCAGTTTGCTCATGCAGGAGGAAGTGATTCAGATGATGTGATGCTAATGGCTAATACTCAAACTAGTGATGATCTAGCTAGGGTGTGGTGTTTGGATTCAGGATGCAACAATCACATGACTGGCAATAAAAGATGGTTCATCATGTTGGGTGAATCAGTTAAGAAGGAAATTAGATTTGTAGATGAGAGGCATTTTACATCAGAAGAAAAAGGAAATATCAAAGTAGTGATAAAAGACGGTCAGAAGGCAGTCATCATTGATGTCCTATATGCGCCCTCTATAACAAGTAACCTGATTAGAATTGATTAG